A region of Liolophura sinensis isolate JHLJ2023 chromosome 8, CUHK_Ljap_v2, whole genome shotgun sequence DNA encodes the following proteins:
- the LOC135474015 gene encoding LOW QUALITY PROTEIN: kelch-like protein 5 (The sequence of the model RefSeq protein was modified relative to this genomic sequence to represent the inferred CDS: inserted 1 base in 1 codon): MAQTRSSPEDSGSEDLYGIDPWLQRGMPRGSCPSLSRSCTSLPRNNRYLVHHTYGNYNCSRMDDIVGDEYRSLNHCERMMKKMEMYVSKKQLCDVILVAGSKRIPGHRVVLSAASDYFAAMFTSDVREATMEEIQMKDVDPEALAALVHYTYTGRIDLREETVESLLSTACLLQLSEVVEACCIFLMKQLHPSNCIGIRQFADAQGCTDLFKVANNYVTENFVEVMHNQEFLILSADEVXKLLSCDDLNVPNEETIFQALVMWAKHDIQGRKKHLPKLLAHIKLPLMSLQFIADHVETNPLFRDDKECQSLIMEALKYHLLPERRSSFQSPRTKPRKSTVGVLYAVGGMDCTKGATSIEKYDLRTNTWTQVANMNGRRLQFGVAVLEEKLYVVGGRDGLKTLNTVECYDPKKKTWNLMPAMSTHRHGLGVGVLEGPMYAVGGHDGWSYLNTVERWDPQARQWSYVAPMSTSRSTVGVAVLGGKLYAVGGRDGSSCLRSVECFDPHTNKWTLCTPMSKRRGGVGVATCNGFLYALGGHDAPASNPTCSRFDCAERYDPKTDQWTIIAPISSPRDAVGVCVLGDKLYAVGGYDGQQYLNDVECYEALTNEWTKVAALCTGRAGACVVHVPNS, encoded by the exons GTACCTGGTCCACCATACCTATGGCAACTACAACTGTTCAAGAATGGACGATATCGTAGGCGATGAATATCGCTCGTTGAACCATTGTGAACGCATGATGAAGAAAATGGAAATGTACGTGAGCAAGAAACAGTTATGCGATGTGATACTGGTAGCGGGATCCAAGCGAATCCCAGGCCACCGGGTGGTTCTTAGTGCTGCCTCCGATTACTTTGCGGCCATGTTTACTAGTGATGTGCGCGAGGCCACCATGGAGGAGATTCAGATGAAGGACGTGGATCCAGAGGCTCTGGCTGCTCTTGTCCATTACACTTATACAG GGCGTATTGACCTGAGAGAAGAGACGGTAGAGAGTCTGTTGTCCACTGCCTGTTTACTTCAGCTCTCCGAAGTGGTCGAGGCTTGCTGTATTTTCCTCATGAAGCAACTACACCCTTCCAACTGTATCGGGATTCGTCAGTTTGCAGATGCTCAGGGCTGTACAGACCTCTTCAAAGTCGCCAATAATTATGTCACT GAAAACTTTGTGGAGGTGATGCACAACCAGGAGTTTCTGATTTTATCAGCTGATGAAG GCAAGCTGCTATCCTGTGATGATCTCAATGTGCCCAATGAGGAGACAATATTCCAGGCACTGGTCATGTGGGCCAAGCACGATATTCAGGGCCGCAAGAAGCACCTTCCCAAACTCCTTGCACACATTAAACTACCTCTcatgt CATTGCAGTTTATTGCGGACCATGTTGAAACCAATCCTCTTTTTCGTGATGACAAGGAATGTCAGTCTTTGATAATGGAGGCACTAAAGTACCATCTGCTCCCTGAACGACGCTCCTCATTCCAGAGTCCACGTACCAAGCCCCGCAAGTCTACGGTGGGAGTGTTGTATGCTGTGGGTGGGATGGACTGTACCAAAG GAGCTACCAGCATAGAGAAGTATGACCTGCGAACCAACACCTGGACCCAGGTAGCCAACATGAATGGGCGTCGCCTCCAGTTTGGGGTGGCTGTCCTGGAGGAAAAGCTATATGTGGTTGGAGGACGGGACGGCCTTAAGACCCTCAACACTGTCGAGTGTTACGACCCTAAGAAGAAAACTTGGAATTTGATGCCCGCCATGTCAACACACAGGCACGGACTGG GTGTGGGGGTGCTGGAGGGACCAATGTATGCTGTGGGCGGTCACGATGGGTGGTCTTACCTCAATACTGTAGAACGCTGGGACCCGCAGGCCCGCCAGTGGAGCTACGTCGCCCCCATGTCTACCTCCAGGAGCACTGTGGGTGTGGCGGTCTTGGGAGGAAA GCTATACGCTGTTGGAGGCCGGGATGGCAGTTCCTGTCTACGCTCAGTCGAGTGTTTTGACCCTCACACCAACAAATGGACTCTGTGTACACCCATGTCAAAGCGgcgtggtggggtgggggtagCCACCTGTAATGGGTTCTTATACGCACTTGGTGGTCATGATGCCCCAGCCAGTAACCCCACTTGTAGCAGATTTGACTGTGCTGAAAG GTACGACCCTAAAACAGATCAGTGGACTATCATAGCCCCGATCAGCTCCCCCCGGGACGCTGTGGGCGTGTGCGTGTTGGGGGACAAGCTCTACGCTGTAGGGGGATATGATGGGCAGCAGTACCTTAACGATGTTGAGTGCTATGAAGCTCTTACCAATGAGTGGACAAAG GTGGCAGCCCTGTGCACTGGCAGAGCGGGAGcgtgtgttgtacatgtgccTAATAGTTGA